In Manis pentadactyla isolate mManPen7 chromosome 11, mManPen7.hap1, whole genome shotgun sequence, one DNA window encodes the following:
- the ZBTB25 gene encoding zinc finger and BTB domain-containing protein 25 isoform X1: protein MDTASHSLVLLQQLNMQREFGFLCDCTVAIGDVYFKAHRAVLAAFSNYFKMIFIHQTSECIKIQPTDIQPDIFSYLLHIMYTGKGPKQIVDHSRLEEGIRFLHADYLSHIATEMNQVFSPETVQSSNLYGIQISTTQKTAVKQGLEIKEAPSNNSGNRAAVQGDHPQLQLSLAIGLDDGTAEPQRARPAAPALEEHQKPPVSIKQERCDPEPVISQNHPSPSSELTGPTFTESSIKMHLCHYCGEHFDSRNNLRQHLHTHVSGSLPFGVPASILESNHLGEVQPLNENSEALECRWLSSFIVKENEQQPDHSNQGATEPLQISQVSLISKDTEPVELNCNFSFSRKRKISCTICGHKFLRKSQLLEHMYTHKGKSYRYNRCQRYGNALAQRFQPYYNTWSDVPLKSSRLLQEQLDSSCALESELTQENVDTILVE, encoded by the exons ATGGACACAGCTAGCCATAGCCTTGTTCTCCTGCAGCAGCTGAACATGCAACGAGAATTTGGTTTTCTGTGTGATTGCACAGTTGCTATTGGAGATGTTTACTTCAAAGCCCACAGAGCAGTGCTTGCTGCTTTTTCTAACTACTTCAAGATGATATTTATTCACCAAACAAG tgaATGCATAAAAATACAGCCAACTGACATCCAGCCTGACATATTCAGCTATTTGTTGCACATTATGTACACTGGGAAAGGGCCAAAACAGATTGTGGATCATAGTCGTTTGGAGGAAGGGATTCGATTTCTTCACGCCGACTACCTTTCTCACATTGCGACTGAAATGAATCAAGTGTTCTCACCAGAGACTGTGCAGTCCTCAAATCTGTATGGCATTCAGATCTCAACAACCCAAAAAACAGCTGTCAAACAAGGGCTGGAGATCAAAGAAGCTCCTTCCAATAACAGTGGAAATAGAGCTGCTGTCCAGGGTGACCACCCCCAATTGCAACTCTCTCTTGCTATTGGGCTGGATGATGGCACTGCAGAGCCGCAGAGGGCCCGTCCTGCTGCCCCGGCCTTGGAGGAGCACCAGAAGCCCCCAGTGTCCATCAAGCAGGAGAGATGTGACCCAGAACCTGTGATCTCCCAGAAccacccctcaccctcctcagAGCTGACAGGCCCCACTTTCACCGAAAGCAGTATCAAAATGCACTTATGCCATTACTGTGGGGAACATTTTGATTCCCGTAATAATCTAAGACAACATCTCCATACCCATGTGTCTGGATCCCTCCCATTTGGTGTCCCTGCTTCCATTCTGGAAAGTAATCACCTTGGTGAAGTGCAACCACTTAATGAAAATAGTGAGGCTCTTGAATGCCGCTGGCTCAGCTCCTTCATTGTTAAGGAAAATGAGCAGCAGCCTGACCACTCAAACCAGGGTGCCACAGAGCCTTTGCAAATCAGTCAAGTGTCTTTGATCTCAAAAGACACAGAACCAGTAGAATTaaactgtaatttttctttttcaaggaaaagaaaaatcagctgTACCATCTGTGGTCATAAATTTCTCCGAAAGAGCCAATTGCTGgaacacatgtatacacacaaagGTAAATCTTACAGATATAACCGATGCCAAAGGTATGGTAATGCATTAGCCCAGAGATTTCAGCCGTATTATAACACCTGGTCTGATGTTCCCCTGAAAAGTTCTCGCTTATTGCAGGAACAGTTAGACTCATCTTGTGCCTTAGAATCAGAGCTGACACAAGAAAATGTGGACACTATCCTAGTTGAGTAG
- the ZBTB25 gene encoding zinc finger and BTB domain-containing protein 25 isoform X2 produces MDTASHSLVLLQQLNMQREFGFLCDCTVAIGDVYFKAHRAVLAAFSNYFKMIFIHQTSECIKIQPTDIQPDIFSYLLHIMYTGKGPKQIVDHSRLEEGIRFLHADYLSHIATEMNQVFSPETVQSSNLYGIQISTTQKTAVKQGLEIKEAPSNNSGNRAAVQGDHPQLQLSLAIGLDDGTAEPQRARPAAPALEEHQKPPVSIKQERCDPEPVISQNHPSPSSELTGPTFTESSIKMHLCHYCGEHFDSRNNLRQHLHTHVSGSLPFGVPASILESNHLGEVQPLNENSEALECRWLSSFIVKENEQQPDHSNQGATEPLQISQVSLISKDTEPVELNCNFSFSRKRKISCTICGHKFLRKSQLLEHMYTHKAVSAKCCLPSVEVSSLCQVTFWM; encoded by the exons ATGGACACAGCTAGCCATAGCCTTGTTCTCCTGCAGCAGCTGAACATGCAACGAGAATTTGGTTTTCTGTGTGATTGCACAGTTGCTATTGGAGATGTTTACTTCAAAGCCCACAGAGCAGTGCTTGCTGCTTTTTCTAACTACTTCAAGATGATATTTATTCACCAAACAAG tgaATGCATAAAAATACAGCCAACTGACATCCAGCCTGACATATTCAGCTATTTGTTGCACATTATGTACACTGGGAAAGGGCCAAAACAGATTGTGGATCATAGTCGTTTGGAGGAAGGGATTCGATTTCTTCACGCCGACTACCTTTCTCACATTGCGACTGAAATGAATCAAGTGTTCTCACCAGAGACTGTGCAGTCCTCAAATCTGTATGGCATTCAGATCTCAACAACCCAAAAAACAGCTGTCAAACAAGGGCTGGAGATCAAAGAAGCTCCTTCCAATAACAGTGGAAATAGAGCTGCTGTCCAGGGTGACCACCCCCAATTGCAACTCTCTCTTGCTATTGGGCTGGATGATGGCACTGCAGAGCCGCAGAGGGCCCGTCCTGCTGCCCCGGCCTTGGAGGAGCACCAGAAGCCCCCAGTGTCCATCAAGCAGGAGAGATGTGACCCAGAACCTGTGATCTCCCAGAAccacccctcaccctcctcagAGCTGACAGGCCCCACTTTCACCGAAAGCAGTATCAAAATGCACTTATGCCATTACTGTGGGGAACATTTTGATTCCCGTAATAATCTAAGACAACATCTCCATACCCATGTGTCTGGATCCCTCCCATTTGGTGTCCCTGCTTCCATTCTGGAAAGTAATCACCTTGGTGAAGTGCAACCACTTAATGAAAATAGTGAGGCTCTTGAATGCCGCTGGCTCAGCTCCTTCATTGTTAAGGAAAATGAGCAGCAGCCTGACCACTCAAACCAGGGTGCCACAGAGCCTTTGCAAATCAGTCAAGTGTCTTTGATCTCAAAAGACACAGAACCAGTAGAATTaaactgtaatttttctttttcaaggaaaagaaaaatcagctgTACCATCTGTGGTCATAAATTTCTCCGAAAGAGCCAATTGCTGgaacacatgtatacacacaaag CAGTGTCTGCCAAATGTTGTCTTCCTAGTGTTGAGGTAAGTAGTCTCTGCCAGGTAACATTTTGGATGTGA
- the AKAP5 gene encoding A-kinase anchor protein 5 — translation METTDSEIQVENKDEKGQEVNPQDERQEEKASMLCFKRRKKVVKATKPKEGSKAADVSRKCPPEAGASVQPQPGGAWASIKRLVTHRKRSAPSKQPKPSEANVQLEINAEDAELSKKKAKSRLKIPCIKFSKREKRRNHSKIIEDTDCSLKVQEEAERLDTKTPTQSDDQATKTKSTQGVCEDDSQKGAEEVCESNVSNSVTSPGEKVISVELGFDMGHSAVQTGTLVLEKDTEVIEEKHSVQAQQTSSLETSETEHELPVVSDVPRSPEIPDEQIMEEARNSIQESRPNLKDHEAREFVAEDSKPKDTELSKESDFKDNEINAEKPKQEESKRMEPIAIIITDTEISEFDVKKSKNVPKQFLISIENDQVGVFANDSGFEGRTSEQYETLLIETASSLVKNAIQLSIEQLVDEMASDDNKINNLMQ, via the coding sequence ATGGAGACGACAGATTCTGAAATTCAAGTTGAAAACAAGGATGAGAAGGGACAAGAAGTTAATCCTCAGGATGAGAGACAGGAGGAAAAAGCATCAATGCTTTGCtttaagagaagaaagaaagtagTCAAAGCAACGAAGCCCAAGGAGGGCTCCAAGGCTGCTGATGTGTCAAGGAAGTGTCCCCCAGAAGCAGGTGCTTCTGTTCAGCCACAGCCAGGGGGGGCCTGGGCCTCAATCAAACGTCTTGTAACACACAGGAAAAGGTCAGCTCCTTCAAAGCAGCCAAAGCCCTCTGAGGCTAACGTGCAACTGGAAATCAATGCTGAGGATGCTGAACTTTCTAAGAAAAAGGCAAAGTCCAGACTTAAGATTCCCTGCATAAAATTctcaaaaagggagaaaagaaggaatcATTCCAAAATTATAGAAGACACAGACTGCAGCCTTAAAGTCCAGGAAGAGGCTGAACGTTTGGATACAAAAACTCCAACCCAGTCAGATGACCAGGCAACAAAAACCAAGTCCACCCAGGGTGTATGTGAGGATGACTCACAGAAAGGGGCTGAGGAGGTCTGTGAATCAAATGTGAGCAACAGTGTAACTTCTCCCGGGGAGAAAGTAATTTCAGTAGAACTTGGGTTCGACATGGGGCATTCTGCTGTTCAAACAGGAACACTAGTCCTTGAGAAAGACACTGAAGTGATTGAGGAAAAACATAGTGTTCAAGCCCAGCAAACAAGCTCACTTGAAACTTCAGAAACAGAACATGAGCTACCAGTGGTTTCTGATGTTCCTCGCTCACCTGAAATCCCAGATGAACAAATCATGGAAGAAGCCAGAAACAGTATCCAAGAAAGTAGACCAAATCTGAAAGATCATGAAGCTAGAGAGTTTGTAGCTGAAGACAGTAAGCCAAAAGATACTGAATTGAGCAAGGAATCAGATTTTAAAGACAATGAGATCAATGCAGAGAAACCCaaacaagaagaaagcaaaagaatggagccaattgctattattattacagacactgaaatcagtGAATTTGATGTTAAGAAATCTAAAAATGTCCCTAAGCAATTCTTAATTTCAATTGAAAATGACCAAGTAGGGGTTTTTGCTAATGATAGTGGTTTTGAGGGTAGAACTTCAGAACAATATGAAACACTCCTAATAGAAACGGCTTCTTCTCTTGTCAAGAATGCTATCCAGTTGTCTATAGAACAGCTGGTTGATGAAATGGCTTCTGatgacaataaaataaacaatcttATGCAGTGA